The Streptomyces sp. HSG2 genome has a segment encoding these proteins:
- a CDS encoding MarR family transcriptional regulator, which yields MAGRTHYEELIRQFSSLGAVRRELGRALPPECPGGSATALVLLERHGAMHMSRLAELLVVDLSVASRHVGHLVEHGWIARSPDPADRRSRILRLTPAGRAQLTELSERAGRLFADRLGDWSDEEVDQLSHLMARLRASFDDGRTCAAGRLPARSEDHPDTAPNPDQAPSSTL from the coding sequence TTGGCCGGACGGACACACTACGAAGAGCTGATCCGCCAATTCAGCTCGCTCGGCGCGGTGAGACGGGAGCTGGGTCGAGCACTGCCCCCCGAGTGCCCCGGCGGGTCCGCCACCGCCCTGGTCCTCCTGGAGCGCCACGGCGCGATGCACATGAGCAGGCTGGCCGAGCTGCTCGTCGTGGACCTGTCGGTGGCCAGCCGGCACGTCGGTCACCTCGTGGAGCACGGCTGGATCGCGCGCTCTCCCGACCCCGCCGACCGACGCTCCCGCATCCTGCGACTGACCCCGGCGGGACGAGCCCAGCTCACGGAGTTGTCCGAACGCGCCGGCCGCCTGTTCGCCGACCGACTCGGCGACTGGTCCGACGAGGAGGTCGACCAGCTCTCCCACCTGATGGCCAGGCTCCGAGCGAGCTTCGACGACGGCCGGACCTGCGCCGCGGGGCGCCTCCCCGCTCGCTCCGAGGACCACCCGGACACGGCGCCGAATCCGGATCAGGCTCCCTCCTCCACCCTGTAG
- a CDS encoding RNA polymerase sigma factor SigF produces the protein MSADQGSSKVLALAEGETAPDACATLGPVEDVPSPATGPAPEASVPAAIDTRTLSRSLFLRLAALDASSPERAYVRDTLIELNLPLVRYAAARFRSRNEPMEDIVQVGTIGLIKAIDRFDCERGVEFPTFAMPTVVGEIKRFFRDTSWSVRVPRRLQELRLALTKASDELSQRLDRSPTVGELAVALGVSEEDVVDGLAVGNAYTASSLDSPAPEDDGGEGSLADRLGYEDSALEGVEYRESLKPLLAQLPPRERRIIMLRFFANMTQSQIGEEVGISQMHVSRLLTRTLTQLREGLISD, from the coding sequence ATGTCCGCAGACCAGGGCAGCTCGAAGGTGCTCGCGCTCGCGGAAGGCGAGACCGCACCCGACGCGTGCGCCACGCTCGGTCCCGTCGAAGACGTCCCGTCCCCGGCGACAGGGCCGGCTCCGGAAGCCTCGGTGCCGGCGGCCATCGACACCCGCACCCTGTCCCGCTCGCTCTTCCTGCGACTGGCCGCGCTGGACGCGAGCAGCCCGGAGCGCGCCTACGTCCGGGACACGCTCATCGAGCTCAACCTCCCGTTGGTGCGCTACGCGGCGGCCCGCTTCCGCTCGCGCAACGAGCCGATGGAGGACATCGTCCAGGTCGGCACCATCGGCCTGATCAAGGCGATCGACCGCTTCGACTGCGAGCGGGGGGTGGAGTTCCCGACCTTCGCGATGCCGACGGTGGTCGGCGAGATCAAGCGCTTCTTCCGGGACACGTCGTGGTCGGTGCGGGTCCCGCGCCGGCTCCAGGAGCTGCGGCTGGCGCTGACCAAGGCCAGCGACGAGCTGTCCCAGCGTCTGGACCGCTCGCCGACCGTCGGCGAACTGGCCGTCGCGCTGGGGGTCTCGGAGGAGGACGTCGTCGACGGCCTGGCCGTCGGAAACGCCTACACCGCCTCGTCGTTGGACTCGCCGGCCCCGGAGGACGACGGCGGCGAGGGGTCGCTCGCGGACCGTCTGGGCTACGAGGACTCGGCGCTGGAGGGCGTCGAGTATCGGGAGTCCCTGAAGCCGCTGCTGGCCCAACTCCCTCCTCGGGAACGCCGGATCATCATGCTGCGCTTCTTCGCCAACATGACGCAGTCACAGATCGGCGAGGAGGTCGGAATCTCCCAGATGCACGTCTCACGCCTGTTGACGCGCACACTCACCCAGCTCCGCGAGGGCCTGATCTCGGACTGA
- a CDS encoding RNA polymerase sigma factor SigF — protein sequence MGLTVPASTAPQAPPQEAPPQEAAPQRSGRASRAADTRALTQVLFAQLKDLSPGTPDHDRVRGALIEANLPLVRYAAARFRSRNEPMEDVVQVGTIGLINAIDRFDPDRGVQFPTFAMPTVVGEIKRYFRDNVRTVHVPRRLHELWVQVNSATEDLTTAFGRTPTTAEVAERLRIGEDEVLSCIEAGRSYHATSLEAAQEGDGPPGLLDRLGYEDPALDGVEHRDLVRHLLVQLPEREQRILLLRYYSNLTQSQISAELGVSQMHVSRLLARSFQRLRSANRIDA from the coding sequence GTGGGGTTGACCGTGCCGGCCAGTACTGCGCCCCAAGCGCCGCCTCAGGAGGCCCCGCCCCAGGAAGCCGCGCCCCAGCGCAGTGGTCGCGCAAGCCGCGCCGCCGACACCCGCGCCCTGACCCAGGTCCTCTTCGCCCAGCTCAAGGACCTGTCGCCGGGCACCCCGGATCACGATCGCGTCCGCGGCGCCCTGATCGAGGCCAACCTCCCGCTGGTCCGCTACGCCGCCGCCCGATTCCGCTCCCGCAACGAGCCGATGGAGGACGTGGTCCAGGTCGGCACCATCGGCCTGATCAACGCCATCGACCGCTTCGACCCGGATCGCGGGGTGCAGTTCCCCACCTTCGCCATGCCCACGGTGGTCGGCGAGATCAAGCGCTATTTCCGGGACAACGTCCGCACCGTGCACGTACCGCGCCGCCTGCACGAGCTGTGGGTGCAGGTGAACAGCGCCACCGAGGACCTGACGACCGCCTTCGGCCGGACGCCCACCACCGCCGAGGTCGCCGAGCGGCTGCGCATCGGCGAGGACGAGGTGTTGTCCTGCATCGAGGCCGGGCGCTCCTACCACGCCACCTCGCTGGAGGCCGCCCAGGAAGGCGACGGGCCGCCTGGGCTGCTGGACCGGCTCGGCTACGAGGATCCGGCGCTGGACGGGGTGGAACACCGCGACCTGGTGCGTCACCTGCTGGTCCAGCTCCCCGAGCGGGAGCAACGCATCCTGTTGCTGCGGTACTACAGCAATCTCACCCAATCGCAGATCAGCGCCGAGCTCGGCGTCTCCCAGATGCACGTATCGCGGTTGCTGGCCCGCAGCTTTCAACGGTTGAGGTCCGCCAACCGCATCGACGCCTGA
- a CDS encoding Dabb family protein has protein sequence MIRHLVLFRLHEGVTPEDPRALRGAEALGALGDRVPELLSWECGWNVSDRPIAYDFAVNSSVSDAEALARYLEHPAHRAAVALWREIATWVIADYEI, from the coding sequence ATGATCCGGCATCTCGTCCTCTTCCGGCTCCACGAGGGCGTGACGCCCGAGGACCCGCGCGCGCTCCGGGGCGCCGAGGCCCTGGGCGCCCTCGGCGACCGCGTTCCCGAGCTCCTGTCCTGGGAGTGCGGCTGGAACGTCAGCGACCGCCCGATCGCCTACGACTTCGCGGTCAACTCCTCCGTGTCAGACGCCGAGGCGCTGGCGCGCTACCTGGAGCATCCGGCGCACCGGGCGGCAGTGGCCCTGTGGCGGGAGATCGCCACCTGGGTGATCGCCGACTACGAGATCTGA
- the tadA gene encoding tRNA adenosine(34) deaminase TadA, whose translation MRLALDEARLAGARGDVPVGAVVLSPDGSTVLGAGHNEREATGDPTAHAEVLALRGAATRLGSWRLTGCTLVVTLEPCTMCAGALVQSRVDRVVYGARDEKAGAAGSLWDVVRDRRLNHRPEVVEGVLAPECSRILTDFFRDR comes from the coding sequence ATGCGGCTCGCCCTCGACGAGGCGCGCCTGGCGGGCGCCCGGGGCGACGTGCCCGTGGGCGCGGTCGTCCTCTCCCCGGACGGCTCGACCGTGCTCGGAGCCGGGCACAACGAACGCGAGGCCACCGGCGACCCGACCGCCCACGCGGAGGTCCTGGCGCTGCGGGGCGCGGCGACCCGACTCGGCTCCTGGCGGCTCACCGGCTGCACGCTGGTGGTCACCCTGGAACCGTGCACGATGTGCGCGGGCGCGCTGGTGCAGTCTCGGGTCGACCGGGTCGTGTACGGGGCGCGCGACGAGAAGGCGGGCGCGGCCGGTTCGCTCTGGGACGTCGTGCGGGACCGTCGTCTCAACCACCGGCCCGAGGTCGTCGAGGGTGTGCTGGCGCCCGAGTGCTCCCGAATCCTCACCGACTTCTTCCGGGACCGCTGA
- the upp gene encoding uracil phosphoribosyltransferase, whose amino-acid sequence MRLHVVDHPLVAHKLTTLRDRRTDSATFRRLADELVTLLAYEATRDVRTERVDIRTPVERTTGVKLSHPRPLVVPILRAGLGMLDGMVRLLPTAEVGFLGMIRNEDTLEASTYATRMPEDLSGRQVYVLDPMLATGGTLVAAIRELIERGADDVTAVVLLAAPEGVAVVERELAGTPVTVVTASVDERLDERGYIVPGLGDAGDRMYGAAE is encoded by the coding sequence ATGCGTCTCCACGTCGTCGACCACCCTCTGGTCGCCCACAAGCTCACCACGCTGCGCGACCGGCGCACCGACTCCGCGACCTTCCGTCGCCTGGCCGACGAGCTGGTGACCCTGCTCGCCTACGAGGCCACCCGCGACGTGCGGACCGAGCGGGTCGACATCCGGACGCCGGTGGAACGGACCACCGGGGTCAAGCTGTCCCACCCCCGTCCGCTGGTGGTGCCCATCCTGCGCGCCGGCCTGGGCATGCTGGACGGGATGGTCCGGTTGCTGCCGACCGCCGAGGTGGGCTTCCTCGGCATGATCCGCAACGAGGACACGTTGGAGGCGTCGACGTACGCGACCCGGATGCCCGAGGACCTCTCCGGGCGTCAGGTGTACGTCCTGGACCCGATGCTGGCCACGGGCGGCACTCTGGTGGCGGCGATCAGGGAGCTGATCGAGCGTGGCGCGGACGACGTGACGGCCGTGGTGTTGCTGGCCGCGCCCGAGGGAGTGGCGGTCGTGGAGCGCGAGCTGGCCGGGACGCCGGTCACGGTGGTGACGGCGTCCGTCGACGAACGTCTGGACGAGCGCGGCTACATCGTGCCGGGGCTGGGCGACGCGGGGGACCGGATGTACGGCGCGGCCGAGTAG
- a CDS encoding LytR C-terminal domain-containing protein produces MGGRYRVTGDTHPRMRTPRRRGRLALLVTACLAGLGLLGWGTLQLLHVFGQGDAASAAGAKPACATAAARTSPSPAAVSPAISALPKPGDVTVNVLNATTRSGLAQKTADELEKRGFAIGEVANAPAEFDKKVSGTGILLGSTGSEKTALRLLGFQVADAERRADTAREGAEVDLVLGDAFTGLRKRADAEAALTAATAPKPAESPAREC; encoded by the coding sequence ATGGGTGGTCGATACCGCGTCACGGGGGACACCCACCCGCGGATGCGGACGCCCCGGCGGCGCGGCAGGCTCGCCCTCCTGGTGACGGCCTGCCTGGCCGGCCTCGGCCTGCTCGGCTGGGGCACGCTGCAACTCCTCCACGTCTTCGGCCAAGGTGACGCGGCTTCGGCCGCCGGCGCCAAGCCGGCGTGCGCGACCGCGGCGGCCCGGACGAGCCCCTCGCCCGCCGCCGTCTCCCCGGCGATCTCGGCACTGCCGAAACCGGGCGACGTCACCGTCAACGTGCTCAACGCGACGACGCGAAGCGGCCTGGCCCAGAAGACCGCCGACGAGCTGGAGAAGCGCGGTTTCGCCATCGGGGAGGTCGCCAACGCGCCGGCGGAGTTCGACAAGAAGGTGTCGGGCACCGGAATCCTGCTGGGGTCGACCGGTTCGGAGAAGACCGCCTTGCGGCTGCTCGGTTTCCAGGTGGCCGACGCGGAACGGCGGGCCGACACCGCACGCGAGGGCGCCGAGGTCGACCTGGTCCTGGGCGACGCCTTCACGGGACTGCGGAAGCGAGCCGACGCGGAGGCGGCCCTTACCGCCGCGACCGCGCCGAAGCCCGCCGAGTCACCCGCTCGCGAGTGCTGA
- a CDS encoding type II toxin-antitoxin system VapB family antitoxin, which produces MIFKRIGDGRPYPDHGRESTRQWADVAPRPVRLDQLVTTKQQLDLETLLAEDSTFYGDLFAHVVKWGGDLYLEDGLHRAVRAALQQRQVLHARVLELD; this is translated from the coding sequence GTGATCTTCAAGCGCATCGGAGACGGCCGGCCGTACCCCGACCACGGCCGGGAGAGTACCCGGCAGTGGGCGGACGTCGCGCCGCGCCCGGTCCGCCTCGATCAGCTCGTCACCACCAAACAGCAGCTGGATCTGGAGACCCTCCTCGCCGAGGACTCCACCTTCTACGGCGATCTGTTCGCCCACGTGGTGAAGTGGGGAGGCGACCTCTACTTGGAGGACGGCCTGCACCGCGCGGTCCGGGCGGCCCTCCAGCAGCGCCAGGTGTTGCACGCGCGCGTTCTCGAACTCGACTGA
- a CDS encoding HdeD family acid-resistance protein yields MSRQPSGSPRDAGDDDRAGDVRPTPPDAPAPELPDEGPPHPLSRVAWQAVLVTGVVSLVLGSLVLAWPQASVRVAGVLFGLYLLVGGVLQLASAFGTHRTTSLRVLAFVSGALSVLLGLFCFRGPLQSVLLLALFIGIGWLFRGITQTVAAAQDPAMPARGWQIFVGVVSALAGVVLIVSPFKSVAVLTVLAGCWLIAVGLVEVITAFRIRALAREVPRPL; encoded by the coding sequence ATGAGCCGGCAACCGAGCGGATCCCCCCGCGACGCGGGGGACGACGACCGTGCGGGCGACGTCCGCCCCACGCCACCCGACGCGCCCGCGCCCGAACTCCCCGACGAGGGGCCGCCGCACCCGCTGTCCCGGGTGGCCTGGCAGGCCGTACTGGTCACCGGCGTCGTGTCGCTGGTCCTGGGCTCCCTGGTCCTGGCCTGGCCTCAGGCGTCGGTCCGCGTCGCCGGCGTCCTCTTCGGGCTCTACCTGCTCGTCGGCGGTGTACTGCAGTTGGCGTCCGCCTTCGGTACCCACCGGACCACCTCGCTGCGGGTGCTGGCGTTCGTCAGCGGCGCGCTGTCGGTCCTGCTCGGACTGTTCTGCTTCCGGGGGCCCTTGCAATCGGTCCTGTTGCTCGCCCTCTTCATCGGCATCGGGTGGTTGTTCCGGGGCATCACGCAGACGGTCGCCGCGGCTCAGGACCCGGCGATGCCGGCCCGGGGTTGGCAGATCTTCGTCGGTGTGGTGTCCGCGCTCGCCGGCGTGGTGCTGATCGTGTCGCCGTTCAAGTCCGTCGCGGTCCTCACCGTCCTGGCCGGGTGCTGGCTCATCGCGGTGGGTCTCGTCGAGGTGATCACCGCCTTCCGGATCCGCGCTCTGGCCCGCGAGGTCCCGCGCCCCCTCTGA
- a CDS encoding LysR family transcriptional regulator → MATFRQLEYFVTLVDEGSFTRAAARLGVTQPGLSHQFRALEEEVGSALVERLPRAIRLTPAGRAMLPFARSALAHAERGTAAARRAAGLASGELHVSTLYSISHGVLPEALALWRGRHPGMRVTLFEYAHTSDVVESMTAGHADVAIGPAPEDWPGVVRELGSEEFFLVASADATGLPPHGGRIRLADLTDREWVLFTQDSGLADFVDQACAGAGFRPTGSVRTRQAPAAAAFAATGTGVALVPGNVIPEHFPGRLLRPDPPLARRLTAYTRASPDPASSAFLDLLRRDIPLTPGHIRALFAGFGDRRTASRAERLA, encoded by the coding sequence ATGGCGACGTTCAGGCAGCTGGAGTACTTCGTGACCCTGGTCGACGAGGGGTCCTTCACCCGCGCCGCCGCTCGCCTCGGGGTCACGCAACCCGGGTTGTCCCACCAGTTCCGGGCGCTGGAGGAGGAGGTGGGCAGCGCCCTGGTGGAGCGTCTGCCACGAGCGATTCGACTCACCCCCGCCGGGCGCGCCATGCTCCCCTTCGCCAGGTCGGCGCTGGCGCACGCCGAGCGTGGCACCGCCGCGGCCCGCCGCGCGGCCGGACTCGCCTCCGGCGAACTGCACGTCTCCACTCTGTACTCGATCAGCCACGGTGTGCTGCCCGAGGCGCTGGCCTTGTGGCGCGGGCGTCACCCGGGGATGCGCGTGACGCTGTTCGAGTACGCGCACACCTCGGACGTCGTGGAGTCCATGACGGCGGGGCACGCGGACGTGGCGATCGGCCCGGCGCCCGAGGATTGGCCGGGCGTCGTGCGAGAGCTGGGATCCGAGGAGTTCTTCCTGGTCGCCTCGGCCGACGCGACCGGGCTCCCTCCTCACGGAGGCCGGATCCGTCTGGCCGACCTCACCGATCGGGAGTGGGTGCTCTTCACCCAGGACAGCGGGCTCGCTGACTTCGTCGACCAGGCCTGCGCGGGAGCGGGTTTCCGCCCGACGGGCAGCGTCCGTACCCGGCAGGCGCCGGCCGCCGCGGCCTTCGCGGCGACCGGGACGGGCGTCGCCCTGGTGCCCGGGAACGTCATACCCGAGCACTTCCCCGGCCGACTGCTGCGGCCCGATCCGCCCTTGGCGCGACGGCTCACGGCCTATACCCGGGCGAGCCCCGACCCGGCCTCCTCGGCTTTCCTCGACCTGCTTCGCCGTGACATCCCGCTGACGCCCGGGCACATCCGGGCGCTCTTCGCGGGCTTTGGGGACCGAAGAACCGCTTCCCGAGCGGAGCGCCTGGCGTGA
- a CDS encoding zinc-binding alcohol dehydrogenase family protein, producing MDIPSTMPAVGYRENRPVEDPESLLDLEVPVPRPGPRDVLVRVEAVAVNPVDYKTREGADPAGRDRILGWDAAGTVVGLGSEVETYALGDEVYYAGALDRPGANSRYHVVDERLVGRKPSRLSFTEAAALPLTALTAWEGLFERLGLSTESRERSGTLLITAAAGGVGSIAAQLARALTGLTVVGTASRPETAEFARAMGVEHVIDHHKPMAPQLAEVAPNGVDHVFSTAGTARNLPVYAEVLRPFGGIVAIDDDESLPLGVLKAKSISFHWEFVFTRSLFRTADRARQRDILDRVARLADRGDVVSTGTTDLGPVTAANLREAHRIQASGTAVGKITLTGFPD from the coding sequence ATGGACATCCCGAGCACCATGCCCGCCGTCGGATACCGCGAGAACCGGCCCGTCGAGGACCCCGAGAGCCTGCTCGACCTGGAGGTCCCGGTACCCCGTCCCGGCCCGCGCGACGTGTTGGTGCGGGTCGAGGCGGTGGCCGTCAACCCGGTCGACTACAAGACCCGTGAGGGCGCGGACCCGGCGGGGCGGGACCGGATTCTCGGGTGGGACGCCGCCGGCACCGTGGTCGGCCTGGGGTCCGAGGTGGAGACCTACGCCCTGGGAGACGAGGTGTACTACGCGGGGGCCCTCGACCGCCCCGGGGCGAACTCCCGCTACCACGTGGTGGACGAGCGCCTGGTCGGGCGCAAGCCGTCCCGCCTCTCCTTCACGGAGGCCGCCGCACTGCCCCTGACCGCGCTCACGGCCTGGGAAGGTCTGTTCGAGCGGCTCGGCCTGTCCACGGAGAGCCGGGAACGGTCCGGCACCCTGTTGATCACGGCCGCGGCCGGTGGCGTCGGCTCGATCGCCGCACAACTGGCCCGTGCCCTCACCGGCCTCACCGTGGTCGGGACCGCTTCCCGCCCCGAGACCGCGGAGTTCGCGCGGGCGATGGGCGTCGAGCACGTGATCGATCACCACAAGCCCATGGCCCCGCAACTGGCCGAGGTGGCGCCGAACGGCGTGGACCACGTCTTCTCCACCGCCGGGACCGCCCGCAACCTGCCGGTCTACGCGGAGGTCCTCCGGCCGTTCGGCGGGATCGTCGCCATCGACGACGACGAGAGCCTTCCCCTGGGCGTTCTGAAGGCGAAGAGCATCTCCTTCCACTGGGAGTTCGTGTTCACCCGTTCCCTGTTCCGCACCGCCGACCGGGCACGACAGCGCGACATCCTCGACCGGGTCGCCCGTCTGGCGGACCGGGGAGACGTGGTCAGCACCGGCACGACGGATCTGGGGCCGGTGACGGCGGCCAACCTTCGCGAGGCGCACCGGATCCAGGCCTCGGGCACCGCCGTCGGCAAGATCACGCTCACCGGGTTCCCGGACTGA
- a CDS encoding HhH-GPD-type base excision DNA repair protein, with amino-acid sequence MDVTVHLAQDPEADALLGRSPLATLVGMLLDQQVPMEWAFRGPATIAERMGAEDLDAHDIAAYDPEEFAALLSAKPAVHRYPGAMAGRVQKLCRHLVDAYDGDAEAVWRGVERAEELLGRLRELPGFGPQKARIFLALLGKRLGVRPDGWREAAGEYGGSGCFRSVADITGPESLAKVRAHKRELKAAAKRAE; translated from the coding sequence ATGGACGTCACCGTGCACCTCGCCCAGGACCCCGAGGCCGACGCGCTCCTGGGGCGCAGTCCCCTCGCCACCCTCGTCGGGATGCTGCTCGACCAGCAGGTACCGATGGAGTGGGCCTTCAGGGGCCCCGCGACCATCGCCGAACGGATGGGCGCCGAGGATCTGGACGCCCACGACATCGCGGCGTACGACCCCGAGGAGTTCGCCGCGCTGCTGTCGGCCAAGCCCGCCGTGCACCGCTACCCGGGCGCGATGGCCGGACGCGTCCAGAAGCTGTGCCGGCACCTCGTGGACGCCTACGACGGCGACGCCGAAGCCGTGTGGCGGGGAGTCGAGCGGGCCGAGGAATTGCTGGGGCGCCTCCGCGAGCTGCCGGGATTCGGGCCGCAGAAGGCGCGGATCTTCCTGGCCCTGCTCGGCAAGCGACTCGGCGTCCGCCCGGACGGATGGCGCGAGGCGGCCGGCGAGTACGGGGGAAGCGGATGCTTCCGCTCGGTCGCCGACATCACCGGGCCCGAGTCCCTGGCGAAGGTGCGGGCCCACAAGCGGGAGCTGAAGGCCGCCGCGAAGCGGGCGGAGTAG
- a CDS encoding helicase-associated domain-containing protein, translating into MKSRSTLAKWLGGLDGSRLAEVIRAREDAAAPPEPRSLGELADRLRRPGSVALALPRLTMPCLQVAEALASLREPASPDALTELLGVTDEPTSVGLRTTLGALADLALIWPDDAGRLHMSEALRQAWGQPLGLDEPTEQLLTGLTSEELRAMLTRLGVKPPAHKATRLAALVAHHGDPERVASVVAEAPTATRKLLERLADEESSRSAFLSFGFPEPSDRAERWAVERGLLVRHQYGYGPARMPAEVARALRGPDWHAPFDPDPPTVASTPVTSTDVDSEASAAATAFASQAALVLSACSTTPPTTLKSGGIGARELARLGKATQAEAAVVRLVLETAHRAGLLNRSDDHVAPTPAYDAWAEQEPADRFAVLLRSWRDLPLTPTQARDEDDKPVPALAGAPPCGGCAQARDGLLATAARLPADHGAKSLSDLGHAVGWHRPFAHMSASDGTPFATVAREAELLGVVARGALSGLGRALRAGTARDLEAECRRLLPSATSTARIGADLTAVVTGTPSSRLATLLDSVADRETSGTASVWRFSAAGIRRALDAGVDPADITKDLAAVAAGPLPQPLSYLIADTARGHGRVRVAPAGCVLHGDDPALLAEIAAHRRFGKLGLRRLAPTVLVARTSLDATLAALRAEGYAPVSETATGTVRIEKSRPRRAKAPVPAPRRTRRTRGRPGGKGAAEAATPVDPERLAARLSRQSSADATASDDEVPFTTATEKSVAHWAKRLSPSDVRQLAHAVDTGRPVTVEYVATSGNRTVRTLSELELDPPYLDAWCGLRDAERVFTLSRIRGVMGVAPE; encoded by the coding sequence GTGAAGTCCCGATCGACGTTGGCGAAATGGCTGGGCGGCCTCGACGGCTCACGTCTGGCGGAGGTCATCCGCGCCCGTGAGGACGCCGCGGCCCCTCCCGAGCCGCGCTCGCTCGGGGAACTGGCGGACCGGCTGCGACGACCGGGGTCGGTCGCCCTGGCTCTGCCGCGGCTGACCATGCCCTGTCTCCAGGTCGCCGAGGCGCTCGCGTCGCTGCGGGAGCCGGCCTCGCCGGACGCCCTGACGGAGCTGCTGGGCGTCACGGACGAGCCGACGTCCGTCGGGCTGAGGACGACGCTCGGGGCGCTGGCGGATCTCGCTCTGATCTGGCCGGACGACGCGGGTCGGCTGCACATGTCCGAGGCGCTGCGACAGGCATGGGGACAGCCCCTCGGGCTGGACGAGCCCACGGAGCAGCTGCTCACGGGACTGACCTCCGAGGAACTGCGGGCCATGCTGACGAGGCTGGGCGTGAAACCGCCCGCCCACAAGGCGACACGGCTCGCGGCGCTGGTAGCGCACCACGGCGACCCGGAGCGGGTCGCCTCGGTGGTCGCCGAGGCCCCGACGGCCACCAGGAAGCTGCTCGAACGCCTCGCCGACGAAGAGTCGAGCCGGTCGGCGTTCCTCTCCTTCGGCTTCCCCGAACCCTCCGATCGCGCCGAGCGTTGGGCCGTGGAGCGCGGGCTGCTGGTCCGCCACCAGTACGGCTACGGCCCCGCCCGCATGCCCGCCGAGGTGGCGCGCGCCCTGCGTGGGCCGGACTGGCACGCCCCCTTCGACCCCGATCCGCCCACCGTGGCGTCGACCCCCGTGACCTCCACGGACGTGGACAGCGAGGCGTCGGCGGCGGCGACGGCCTTCGCCTCGCAGGCCGCCTTGGTCCTATCCGCGTGCTCGACGACCCCTCCGACCACGCTGAAGTCCGGCGGGATCGGCGCGCGCGAGCTGGCCCGCCTCGGCAAGGCGACGCAGGCCGAGGCCGCCGTGGTGCGCCTCGTCCTGGAAACCGCTCACCGGGCCGGGCTGCTGAACCGGAGCGACGACCACGTGGCCCCGACCCCCGCCTACGACGCCTGGGCGGAACAGGAGCCCGCCGACAGGTTCGCCGTGCTCCTCCGGTCCTGGCGCGACCTGCCGCTCACCCCCACCCAGGCGCGCGACGAGGACGACAAGCCCGTTCCCGCTCTGGCGGGCGCGCCTCCCTGCGGCGGCTGCGCGCAGGCCCGTGACGGACTGCTCGCCACGGCCGCGCGGCTGCCGGCGGACCACGGGGCGAAGTCCCTCTCCGACCTCGGCCACGCCGTGGGCTGGCACCGTCCGTTCGCCCACATGTCCGCGTCGGACGGGACGCCCTTCGCCACCGTGGCGCGCGAGGCCGAACTCCTCGGCGTCGTCGCGCGCGGCGCCCTGTCCGGTCTGGGGCGCGCCCTGCGCGCCGGCACCGCCCGGGACCTGGAGGCCGAGTGCCGTCGGCTGCTGCCCTCGGCCACCTCGACGGCGCGGATCGGCGCGGATCTCACCGCCGTCGTCACCGGCACCCCGTCCAGTCGGCTGGCCACGTTGCTGGACTCCGTCGCCGACCGGGAGACCAGCGGCACCGCGTCGGTGTGGCGGTTCAGCGCCGCCGGAATCCGCCGGGCGCTCGACGCCGGCGTGGACCCGGCCGACATCACGAAGGACCTGGCCGCCGTCGCCGCGGGCCCGCTGCCGCAGCCGCTGTCCTATCTGATCGCGGACACCGCGCGGGGGCACGGGCGGGTCCGGGTGGCTCCGGCCGGCTGTGTTCTGCACGGCGACGACCCCGCGCTCCTGGCGGAGATCGCGGCCCACCGTCGCTTCGGCAAGCTGGGTCTCCGGCGCTTGGCACCGACCGTCCTGGTCGCTCGCACGTCCCTGGACGCGACCCTCGCCGCGCTCCGGGCGGAGGGATACGCCCCCGTCTCCGAGACGGCGACGGGCACGGTGCGGATCGAGAAGAGCCGGCCGCGGCGGGCGAAGGCCCCCGTTCCGGCCCCACGCCGCACACGCCGCACACGCGGCAGGCCCGGTGGCAAGGGCGCGGCCGAAGCGGCCACACCGGTGGACCCGGAGCGGCTGGCGGCGCGGCTGTCGCGGCAATCCTCCGCCGACGCCACCGCTTCAGACGACGAGGTCCCGTTCACCACGGCGACCGAGAAGAGCGTCGCGCACTGGGCCAAGAGACTTTCTCCCAGCGATGTGCGCCAGCTCGCCCACGCCGTCGACACGGGTCGCCCCGTCACGGTCGAGTACGTGGCGACCTCGGGAAACAGGACGGTGCGCACGCTGAGCGAGCTGGAACTCGACCCGCCGTATCTGGACGCCTGGTGCGGTCTGAGGGACGCCGAGCGCGTCTTCACCCTCTCCCGTATCCGGGGGGTCATGGGCGTCGCCCCCGAGTGA